Proteins encoded in a region of the Triticum dicoccoides isolate Atlit2015 ecotype Zavitan chromosome 3A, WEW_v2.0, whole genome shotgun sequence genome:
- the LOC119272168 gene encoding uncharacterized protein LOC119272168, which yields MTKGYYAVYVGRVSGVYNHCQPLRPRRSAASGSLASSVLCPVAPPWLRRPRPDDGPLLPLDASAETTLPEAATSSLTGALARERTGAGRTWFQRCCRSHSRCCSTSASTSPRPSPPFLLRLVRGGGLTSGRQVTWPTGQARPGTATLRSSRRFISAVQVLRGRAGNTGAVWVFLAGKGTWAWKSMRPLDEEQQHAVGSMEREQPCRVLLASLIPSVKTRQSGDLDPPWLCTTANSGWPTSDAPQVFVVML from the exons ATGACGAAGGGCTACTATGCCGTGTACGTTGGGAGGGTTTCAGGAGTCTACAACCACTGCCAGCCGCTCAGGCCTAG GAGGAGCGCGGCAAGCGGGAGTTTGGCATCTTCTGTCCTCTGCCCCGTCGCAccaccgtggttgcgccgcccacgTCCAGACGACGGCCCTCTCCTGCCGCTAGATGCCTCCGCTGAGACGACGCTGCCAGAGGCAGCGACCAGCAGCCTCACCGGTGCCCTCGCGCGCGAGCGGACAGGCGCCGGAAGAACTTGGTTCCAGCGATGCTGCAGATCGCACTCGCGTTGCTGCTCTACATCGGCCTCGACCTCCCCGAGGCCGTCGCCGCCGTTTCTGTTAAGACT TGTGCGCGGAGGTGGTTTGACGAGCGGGAGACAAGTCACCTGGCCAACTGGGCAAGCACGGCCGGGCACGGCAACACTGAGGAGCTCCCGACGATTCATTTCAGCTGTCCAAGTATTACGGGGTAGAGCTGGAAATACGGGAGCGGTGTGGGTTTTTCTTGCGGGAAAAGGGACTTGGGCGTGGAAATCGATGCGGCCATTGGATGAAGAACAACAACATGCGGTAGGGAGCATGGAGAGGGAGCAGCCATGCCGCGTCCTCTTGGCATCGCTCATCCCCTCCGTCAAGACGCGTCAATCTGGCGACCTCGACCCCCCATGGCTGTGTACTACAGCCAACTCTGGCTGGCCAACTTCCGATGCGCCCCAGGTGTTCGTGGTAATGCTCTAA
- the LOC119267898 gene encoding protein HOTHEAD-like produces MGLISGGVFFKILAFLCFIRLSQGRNSATPDLPPLWKASSFSKIQHEAYDYIIVGGGTAGCPLAATLSKKYKVLLLERGGSPYGNRNISYLENFHICLTDESKNSPSQGFISTDGVINSRAKVLGGGTCINAGFYSRANRRFVKDAGWDEELVNQSYPWVEERIVYWPKIAPWQAALRDGLLEAGVSPYNGYTYDHLFGTKVGGTIFDEAGYRHTAADLLAAANPDNLRVLLHASVNKVIFKTRHGHQKQSAIGVQFKDENGGHHQAFLSQKRGSEIIVSAGAIGSPQLLLISGIGPRSELKKHNISIVLHNEHVGKGMSDNPLSSVFIPTKDPPKQSLIETVGITDDGVFIEASSGFGQTGDSIHCHHGIMSAEIGQLSTIPPKERSLEAVHKYVRNKKSLPKEVFHGGFILSKIDGPLSTGNLVLVDTDPNSNPIVTFNYFKHPQDLRRCVYGIKTIEKIISTNTFSNFTPKDGGYSMEKLLNMSVAANINLIPKHTNDSTSLEQFCRDTVVTIWHYHGGCHVGKVVDQQYKVIGTSGLRVIDGSTLSRSPGTNPQATVMMMGRYMGVKILRERLGRAAGV; encoded by the exons ATGGGTTTGATCAGCGGAGGGGTGTTCTTCAAGATCTTGGCGTTCCTCTGCTTCATCAGATTATCTCAAG GAAGAAACTCCGCCACACCGGATCTCCCTCCCCTCTGGAAGGCAAGCAGTTTCTCCAAAATCcagcatgaagcatatgactacatCATTGTCGGCGGGGGCACGGCCGGATGCCCATTGGCAGCAACGCTGTCGAAAAAGTACAAGGTGCTGTTGCTTGAGAGAGGTGGATCTCCATATGGCAACCGCAACATCTCATACCTTGAGAACTTCCACATTTGCTTGACCGATGAATCGAAGAATTCCCCATCTCAGGGATTCATCTCCACTGATGGTGTCATCAATTCCCGAGCAAAGGTTCTAGGTGGTGGAACATGTATAAATGCCGGCTTCTACAGCCGAGCCAACCGAAG ATTTGTGAAGGATGCAGGATGGGATGAAGAGTTGGTGAATCAGTCCTACCCCTGGGTCGAAGAGAGGATTGTTTATTGGCCAAAGATTGCACCTTGGCAAGCTGCCCTACGTGATGGGCTGCTTGAAGCAGGGGTATCGCCTTACAATGGATATACCTATGACCATCTCTTTGGAACCAAAGTTGGGGGAACCATCTTTGATGAGGCAGGGTACCGGCACACTGCTGCTGACCTCCTAGCTGCTGCAAATCCTGACAACCTCAGAGtgctgcttcatgctagtgtgaacaAAGTAATTTTCAAAACGAGACATG GACATCAGAAACAGAGTGCTATTGGGGTTCAATTCAAGGATGAGAATGGTGGGCACCATCAAGCCTTTCTCAGCCAAAAGAGAGGCAGTGAGATTATTGTCTCTGCCGGCGCAATTGGAAGCCCCCAGCTGTTACTGATCAGCGGCATTGGACCAAGGAGTGAACTTAAGAAGCATAACATTTCTATAGTTCTTCACAACGAGCACGTGGGTAAAGGGATGTCAGACAACCCATTGAGCTCCGTATTTATACCCACCAAGGATCCCCCAAAGCAGTCTCTTATTGAGACTGTTGGAATAACTGATGATGGTGTGTTTATCGAAGCCAGCAGCGGTTTCGGCCAGACAGGGGACAGCATCCACTGCCACCATGGAATCATGTCTGCTGAG ATTGGGCAGTTGTCGACTATTCCTCCAAAGGAAAGAAGTTTAGAAGCAGTCCATAAGTATGTACGTAACAAAAAGAGCCTGCCCAAAGAAGTATTCCACGGAGGGTTCATTCTTTCGAAGATTGATGGCCCGCTGTCTACTGGCAATCTAGTTCTTGTGGACACTGATCCCAACAGCAATCCTATCGTCACCTTCAACTACTTCAAACATCCACAGGATCTGAGACGATGTGTTTACGGGATCAAGACCATAGAGAAAATAATTAGTACGAACACTTTCTCAAACTTCACTCCCAAAGATGGTGGATATTCAATGGAAAAACTGCTCAACATGAGTGTAGCAGCTAACATAAATCTGATACCGAAGCATACAAATGACAGCACATCCTTGGAGCAGTTTTGCAGGGATACAGTGGTCACCATCTGGCATTACCATGGTGGATGTCATGTAGGCAAGGTGGTTGACCAGCAGTACAAAGTGATTGGGACCTCAGGCCTCCGGGTGATTGACGGATCAACCCTATCCAGGTCGCCAGGAACAAACCCACAAGCCACAGTCATGATGATGGGCAG ATACATGGGAGTGAAGATCTTAAGGGAAAGGTTAGGACGAGCGGCTGGAGTATAA